In one Drosophila pseudoobscura strain MV-25-SWS-2005 chromosome X, UCI_Dpse_MV25, whole genome shotgun sequence genomic region, the following are encoded:
- the LOC6901946 gene encoding carboxypeptidase B — protein MTLPRPAPAPLLLLLQLIATATITSALASGQIMNNTQAMAMALDVNEIPQRYDEAQLWRIYNISEAMQRQVPVGQVLEQKFGGNIWKENSKFLDISIGKEQLKAARSFLDAQRLDAQVLSENVQALIDEEHLDGINATAPEQGQRSKKAARSSMHWKDYHDLETIYAFMREIRSKFPNIVRLYTIGQTAEGRDLKVLRISENPREYKKIWIDGGIHAREWISPATVTFILYQLMSNWENQPAHIRGLTWYIMPVMNPDGYEYSRTTNRLWRKNRSPSRRSNCLGVDLNRNFDIGWAGYGSSTNPCSDTYRGSSPASEAETKVVTEFLAKRKYNLEAYLTYHSYGQMIVYPWAYKAVKVKDASVLQRVGNTAVQRIAQKTGSTYQSAVTHEVLGIAGGGSDDWSRAALGVKYVYTVELRDRGTYGFVLPPKFIKDTALEGWTVAETVAQAIG, from the exons ATGACGCTACCACGCCCCGCGCCAGCCccactactgctgctgctgcagctgatagcaacagcaaccatCACATCAGCCCTGGCAAGTGGTCAGATTATGAACAATACGCaagcgatggcgatggcgctGGACGTGAATGAAATACCCCAGAGGTATGACGAGGCGCAGCTGTGGAGGATATACAACATATCGGAGGCGATGCAGCGCCAAGTGCCCGTGGGACAGGTGCTCGAGCAGAAGTTCGGGGGCAACATCTGGAAGGAGAACTCAAAGTTTTTGGACATATCCATAGGCAAGGAGCAGCTGAAGGCGGCGCGTTCCTTCCTCGATGCTCAGCGCCTGGATGCACAAGTGCTGTCCGAGAATGTCCAGGCACTGATCGACGAGGAGCACCTGGATGGGATCAATGCCACCGCCCCGGAACAAGGCCAGAGATCAA AGAAGGCCGCGAGGAGCAGCATGCACTGGAAGGACTACCACGATCTGGAGACCATCTATGCCTTCATGAGGGAGATCCGCAGCAAGTTCCCGAACATTGTCCGTCTTTATACAATCGGCCAGACGGCTGAGGGTCGCGACCTGAAGGTCCTAAG AATCTCAGAGAATCCACGCGAGTACAAGAAGATCTGGATAGACGGCGGCATCCACGCCCGCGAGTGGATCAGCCCGGCGACAGTGACATTCATCCTGTACCAGCTTATGTCCAACTGGGAGAACCAGCCGGCTCACATTCGTGGCCTCACCTGGTACATCATGCCCGTGATGAATCCCGATGGCTACGAGTACTCCCGCACCACCAACCGCCTGTGGCGCAAGAATCGGTCGCCCTCGCGACGCTCCAACTGCTTGGGCGTCGACCTCAATCGCAACTTTGACATTGGATGGGCAGGCTACGGCTCTTCGACGAATCCCTGCAGCGACACGTACCGCGGCTCGAGCCCCGCCTCGGAGGCGGAGACGAAGGTCGTAACCGAGTTCCTGGCCAAGCGCAAGTACAACCTGGAGGCGTATCTAACCTACCATAGCTACGGACAGATGATCGTCTATCCATGGGCGTACAAGGCCGTCAAGGTGAAGGATGCCAGCGTGCTGCAGCGGGTCGGCAACACGGCCGTCCAGCGTATTGCCCAGAAAACCGGTAGCACCTATCAATCAGCGGTCACCCACGAGGTGCTGGGCATTGCCGGCGGCGGCTCCGATGATTGGAGTCGGGCGGCCCTCGGTGTCAAGTACGTGTACACCGTGGAGCTGCGCGATCGCGGCACCTACGGCTTCGTGCTGCCCCCCAAGTTCATCAAGGACACGGCCCTCGAGGGCTGGACCGTGGCCGAGACGGTGGCCCAGGCCATCGGATAA
- the LOC6901952 gene encoding uncharacterized protein has product MECNIKAPNIITIPVAPCTHSRLTTTESGVQAALHKLDTMDESVDGRVLSALLSVENKYWHIFENFKKEMELQAIAASTLWQLIQRYRIAMEGDASSKCTQLYVVEPKEEIIQKYYLHYNVIVSSNQSQGCVIQSLRSYVLAFRRECKKLNLEEETPFIMGDAFHKPVLFFIDLVDELFNYFFSMHLKLDCAACQLDPMDQESLEHYQKLLKPIADFEEYFLYNLSYCQCLRMPPKCPETRVYTSIENAEIKNEAMEQQNPAPVTQDTEVPPNHVVPLMSGKLISVPLSAPVELQLVSERHTRELVHQVHSAISQY; this is encoded by the coding sequence ATGGAGTGCAATATTAAGGCTCCGAATATAATAACCATTCCGGTGGCTCCGTGTACGCATTCGCGCCTCACAACCACCGAGAGCGGCGTCCAAGCAGCTCTGCATAAGCTGGACACAATGGATGAGAGCGTGGATGGAAGAGTGCTGAGTGCTTTGCTCTCGGTGGAGAATAAGTATTGGCACATCTTCGAGAATTTTAAGAAGGAGATGGAACTGCAAGCGATAGCGGCCTCGACGCTGTGGCAACTCATCCAGCGGTACAGGATCGCCATGGAGGGGGACGCGAGCTCTAAGTGCACGCAGCTGTATGTCGTGGAGCCGAAGGAGGAGATTATCCAGAAGTACTACCTACACTACAACGTCATCGTCAGCTCCAACCAAAGCCAGGGCTGCGTAATTCAGTCCTTGCGGTCGTATGTCCTGGCCTTCAGGCGCGAATGCAAGAAACTGAATCTCGAGGAGGAGACGCCTTTCATCATGGGCGATGCCTTTCACAAGCCCGTACTGTTCTTCATCGATCTGGTGGACGAGCTGTTCAACTACTTTTTCAGCATGCACTTGAAGCTGGACTGCGCCGCCTGTCAACTAGATCCCATGGATCAGGAAAGCCTGGAGCACTACCAGAAGCTTCTGAAACCCATCGCAGACTTCGAGGAGTATTTCCTGTACAATCTGAGCTACTGCCAATGTCTCCGCATGCCGCCCAAGTGTCCGGAAACCCGTGTATACACAAGCATAGAAAatgcagaaataaaaaatgaggCCATGGAACAACAAAACCCTGCGCCGGTGACCCAGGACACTGAGGTGCCCCCCAACCATGTCGTTCCACTAATGTCTGGCAAACTGATCTCCGTTCCTCTCAGTGCCCCGGTCGAGTTGCAGTTAGTTAGTGAGCGCCACACTCGCGAACTGGTCCATCAAGTGCACAGTGCCATCAGTCAATACTAA
- the LOC26532981 gene encoding putative mediator of RNA polymerase II transcription subunit 26: MDKQVNNYCLDFAHFYEARSAKIKPVGSFLKVTDMNQRTSDSNAAIDEEVSQQDKGTSRGMGGEMSTQAYVEELKWPVENLSMQQQQKPSIQELTQAQKRMCAQRSGCRMHHSYHPGDYLAKQPHQCQKYQKNFDQSPGKQQQPSQDPQQQQPKQQYLEQTCPTPPIPKQCIQTSYPKHPQEQAQRNDSPTMKASSMSSSSKELSNTAVGQPSSCLSNTDEENFAENIDESDKKTSNMYMEFVPQHYSHQQQHSNKQYQPDLNQNSPQRNQSQKRAPISKTTDVLSPRPQQYGPQKPKMLCKNTDVIDFDKDLKGLDKNSSYKYMEYVPKLCQSPPHQTNQNIFHKHKQEHHQMMSPSRQKIGKQQAKHIQLSPPHQYSCLLEPDKWGRETGGELLAKNSDILTSTSLSDISEKNCEDSTVKQKRYNKCGRCSDENGTNSTSTGTTVITVKCRDELRSMVRNEMEIHSVFGELSDTVVSQLKDYLCALSTTDNVPPPKSQYKDSQCTNAPKNSAIDNVLDTKKQESYQTQNKASFGKGIPKPQEVRVPQNPGLARENAEEFQSMSTPYKSMEYVPNQGLLQYPTQRTYQDLTKEQTQKSERSASYHKNQKQHSYRTFKLEAKQNSQQKQSPNQQISDSSPFACFSDMPEDDSEGSIFEADKKTLNKLMEGSPKDKLKHRLSGDEHDVFSMASSNSVSTSISAKSGDELRAMIWDEIDGDQKSMRSQFSRTTNATSSKPRHKDVKENVSISSDLSQPSDDGNQDRKETMSKHPNIASLPNLAIDVNAPTTDSFKGSKRDELPQIECSMSIDDLVNCKVITPMIMKIHNKYMTSMQDAMQLMKYLETVPRLVGQIYKDNIKLEQKKL, from the exons ATGGACAAACAAGTCAACAATTATTGCTTAGATTTTGCTCATTTCTACGAGGCCAGGAGTGCAAAAATTAAACCGGTTGGCTCATTCCTCAAAGTTACAGACATGAATCAACGGACAAGCGACAGCAATGCAGCGATAGACGAGGAGGTGTCACAACAGGACAAGGGCACGTCCCGAGGGATGGGAGGTGAAATGTCGACTCAAGCCTATGTAGAGGAGCTAAAGTGGCCAGTGGAGAACCTTTctatgcagcaacagcagaagcctTCCATTCAGGAGCTGACCCAGGCTCAGAAGCGTATGTGCGCGCAGAGATCCGGCTGTCGTATGCACCATAGCTATCATCCAGGCGATTATCTAGCAAAACAGCCACACCAGTGCCAGAAGTATCAGAAGAATTTTGATCAGAGTCCAggcaagcaacagcagccttCTCAGGATcctcaacaacagcagccgaaGCAGCAGTATCTGGAACAGACATGCCCGACTCCTCCCATACCGAAGCAGTGTATTCAGACTTCGTATCCGAAACATCCTCAAGAACAGGCACAGCGTAATGACAGCCCGACCATGAAAGCATCTTCAatgagctccagctccaaag AGCTCTCCAATACAGCAGTTGGCCAACCGTCTTCATGCTTAAGCAATACGGATGAGGAGAATTTCGCTGAAAATATCGATGAAAGTGATAAAAAGAcatcaaatatgtacatgGAATTCGTCCCTCAGCACTATtcgcatcagcaacagcactCAAATAAGCAGTATCAGCCGGATTTAAATCAGAATTCTCCTCAACGCAATCAAAGCCAGAAGAGAGCACCGATAAGCAAAACTACAGACGTCCTATCCCCGCGTCCTCAGCAGTACGGTCCACAAAAGCCAAAGATGCTTTGTAAGAACACGGACGTGATAGACTTTGACAAAGATTTAAAAGGACTTGATAAAAACTCATCATACAAATACATGGAGTATGTCCCTAAACTGTGTCAGAGTCCACCGCATCAGACGAATCAGAATATTTTTCATAAGCACAAACAGGAGCATCATCAAATGATGTCACCGTCACGTCAGAAGATCGGAAAACAGCAAGCTAAGCACATCCAATTGTCGCCTCCTCATCAATACAGTTGTCTACTTGAGCCGGATAAGTGGGGCAGAGAGACTGGTGGGGAACTTCTCGCTAAGAACTCGGACATTCTTACATCAACATCCTTGAGCGACATCTCCGAGAAGAATTGCGAAGATTCCActgtaaaacaaaaacgatATAACAAATGCGGAAGGTGTAGTGACGAGAACGGCACGAACAGCACCTCCACGGGAACGACCGTGATCACTGTGAAGTGCAGGGACGAGCTGCGTTCCATGGTCCGGAACGAGATGGAAATTCATTCGGTATTCGGTGAACTGTCTGATACTGTGGTCTCTCAGTTGAAGGACTATTTGTGCGCGCTGTCTACAACTGACAATGTTCCCCCGCCCAAGAGCCAGTATAAGGATAGCCAGTGTACAAATGCACCCAAGAATTCAGCCATAGATAATGTCCTGGATACCAAGAAGCAGGAGTCATATCAAACCCAAAATAAAGCATCGTTCGGCAAAGGCATTCCCAAACCTCAAGAAGTCCGAGTTCCGCAAAATCCAGGACTAGCCAGAGAGAATGCCGAAGAGTTCCAGTCTATGAGTACACCGTATAAGAGCATGGAGTATGTTCCTAACCAGGGTTTGCTTCAGTATCCTACTCAGCGTACGTATCAGGATCTTACCAAGGAGCAGACACAGAAGTCGGAGCGGAGCGCTTCGTATCACAAGAACCAAAAGCAACATTCCTATCGTACCTTCAAGCTGGAGGCGAAACAGAACTCTCAACAGAAGCAGTCTCCAAATCAGCAGATCTCAGACTCATCTCCATTCGCATGCTTCAGCGATATGCCTGAGGATGATTCCGAAGGGTCTATTTTCGAAGCTGATAAGAAGACACTCAACAAGCTCATGGAAGGTTCCCCGAAGGACAAACTCAAACACAGGCTGTCCGGTGACGAGCATGATGTGTTTTCCATGGCTAGTAGCAACTCGGTATCGACTTCGATTAGTGCGAAGAGCGGGGACGAGCTGCGTGCCATGATCTGGGACGAGATAGACGGTGATCAAAAATCTATGCGTAGTCAATTCTCAAGGACTACCAATGCCACGTCGTCAAAGCCACGACATAAGGATGTAAAAGAGAATGTGTCCATCTCTTCAGACTTGAGTCAGCCCAGTGATGACGGAAATCAGGATAGGAAGGAAACAATGTCCAAACATCCAAACATCGCTTCCCTCCCGAATTTGGCCATAGATGTTAATGCGCCCACCACTGATTCATTCAAGGGTTCGAAAAGAGATGAGCTGCCACAAATTGAGTGCAGTATGAGTATAGATGATTTAGTGAACTGCAAGGTCATCACTCCCATGATCATGAAGATACACAACAAGTATATGACCTCTATGCAGGATGCGATGCAGCTCATGAAGTATCTGGAGACGGTGCCGCGCCTTGTCGGTCAGATTTACAAGGATAACATTAAGTTGGAACAGAAGAAACTCTAA
- the LOC6901950 gene encoding putative mediator of RNA polymerase II transcription subunit 26, whose product MDKQVNNYCLDFAHFYEARSAKIKPVGSFLKVTDMNQRTSDSNAAIDEEVSQQDKRTARGMGGEMSTQTYLEELKWPVENLSMQQQQKPSIQELTQAQKRMCAQRSGCGMHHSYHPGDYLAKQPHQCQKYQKNFDQSPGKQQQPSQDPQQQQPKQQYLEQTCPTPPIPKQCIQTSYPKHPQEQAQRNDSPTMKASSMSSSSKELSNTAVGQPSSCLSNTDEENFAENIDESDKKTSNMYMEFVPQHYSHQQQHSNKQYQPDLNQNSPQRNQSQKRAPISKTTDVLSPRPQQYGPQKPKMLCKNTDVIDFDKDLKGLDKNSSYKYMEYVPKLCQSPPHQTNQNIFHKHKQEHHQMMSPSRQKIGKQQAKHIQLSPPHQYSCLLEPDKWGRETGGELLAKNSDILTSTSLSDISEKNCEDSTVKQKRYNKCGRCSDENGTNSTSTGTTVITVKCRDELRSMVRNEMEIHSVFGELSDTVVSQLKDYLCALSTTDNVPPPKSQYKDSQCTNAPKNSAIDNVLDTKKQESYQTQNKASFGKGIPKPQEVRVPQNPGLARENAEEFQSMSTPYKSMEYVPNQGLLQYPTQRTYQDLTKEQTQKSERSASYHKNQKQHSYRTFKLEAKQNSQQKQSPNQQISDSSPFACFSDMPEDDSEGSIFEADKKTLNKLMEGSPKDKLKHRLSGDEHDVFSMASSNSVSTSISAKSGDELRAMIWDEIDGDQKSMRSQFSRTTNATSSKPRHKDVKENVSISSDLSQPSDDGNQDRKETMSKHPNIASLPNLAIDVNAPTTDSFKGSKRDELPQIECSMSIDDLVNCKVITPMIMKIHNKYMTSMQDAMQLMKYLETVPRLVGQIYKDNIKLEQKKL is encoded by the exons ATGGACAAACAAGTCAACAATTATTGCTTAGATTTTGCTCATTTCTACGAGGCCAGGagtgcaaaaataaaaccgGTTGGCTCATTCCTCAAAGTTACAGACATGAATCAACGGACAAGCGACAGCAATGCAGCGATAGACGAGGAGGTGTCACAACAGGACAAGCGCACGGCCCGAGGGATGGGAGGTGAAATGTCGACTCAAACCTATCTAGAGGAGCTAAAGTGGCCAGTGGAGAACCTTTctatgcagcaacagcagaagcctTCCATTCAGGAGCTGACCCAGGCTCAGAAGCGTATGTGCGCGCAGAGATCCGGCTGTGGTATGCACCATAGCTATCATCCAGGCGATTATCTAGCAAAACAGCCACACCAGTGCCAGAAGTATCAGAAGAATTTTGATCAGAGTCCAggcaagcaacagcagccttCTCAGGATcctcaacaacagcagccgaaGCAGCAGTATCTGGAACAGACATGCCCGACTCCTCCCATACCGAAGCAGTGTATTCAGACTTCGTATCCGAAACATCCTCAAGAACAGGCACAGCGTAATGACAGCCCGACCATGAAAGCATCTTCAatgagctccagctccaaag AGCTCTCCAATACAGCAGTTGGCCAACCGTCTTCATGCTTAAGCAATACGGATGAGGAGAATTTCGCTGAAAATATCGATGAAAGTGATAAAAAGAcatcaaatatgtacatgGAATTCGTCCCTCAGCACTATtcgcatcagcaacagcactCAAATAAGCAGTATCAGCCGGATTTAAATCAGAATTCTCCTCAACGCAATCAAAGCCAGAAGAGAGCACCGATAAGCAAAACTACAGACGTCCTATCCCCGCGTCCTCAGCAGTACGGTCCACAAAAGCCAAAGATGCTTTGTAAGAACACGGACGTTATAGACTTTGACAAAGATTTAAAAGGACTTGATAAAAACTCATCATACAAATACATGGAGTATGTCCCTAAACTGTGTCAGAGTCCACCGCATCAGACGAATCAGAATATTTTTCATAAGCACAAACAGGAGCATCATCAAATGATGTCACCGTCACGTCAGAAGATCGGAAAACAGCAAGCTAAGCACATCCAATTGTCGCCTCCTCATCAATACAGTTGTCTACTTGAGCCGGATAAGTGGGGCAGAGAGACTGGTGGGGAACTTCTCGCTAAGAACTCGGACATTCTTACATCAACATCCTTGAGCGACATCTCCGAGAAGAATTGCGAAGATTCCActgtaaaacaaaaacgatATAACAAATGCGGAAGGTGTAGTGACGAGAACGGCACGAACAGCACCTCCACGGGAACGACCGTGATCACTGTGAAGTGCAGGGACGAGCTGCGTTCCATGGTCCGGAACGAGATGGAAATTCATTCGGTATTCGGTGAACTGTCTGATACTGTGGTCTCTCAGTTGAAGGACTATTTGTGCGCGCTGTCTACAACTGACAATGTTCCCCCGCCCAAGAGCCAGTATAAGGATAGCCAGTGTACAAATGCACCCAAGAATTCAGCCATAGATAATGTCCTGGATACCAAGAAGCAGGAGTCATATCAAACCCAAAATAAAGCATCGTTCGGCAAAGGCATTCCCAAACCTCAAGAAGTCCGAGTTCCGCAAAATCCAGGACTAGCCAGAGAGAATGCCGAAGAGTTCCAGTCTATGAGTACACCGTATAAGAGCATGGAGTATGTTCCTAACCAGGGTTTGCTTCAGTATCCTACTCAGCGTACGTATCAGGATCTTACCAAGGAGCAGACACAGAAGTCGGAGCGGAGCGCTTCGTATCACAAGAACCAAAAGCAACATTCCTATCGTACCTTCAAGCTGGAGGCGAAACAGAACTCTCAACAGAAGCAGTCTCCAAATCAGCAGATCTCAGACTCATCTCCATTCGCATGCTTCAGCGATATGCCTGAGGATGATTCCGAAGGGTCTATTTTCGAAGCTGATAAGAAGACACTCAACAAGCTCATGGAAGGTTCCCCGAAGGACAAACTCAAACACAGGCTGTCCGGTGACGAGCATGATGTGTTTTCCATGGCTAGTAGCAACTCGGTATCGACTTCGATTAGTGCGAAGAGCGGGGACGAGCTGCGTGCCATGATCTGGGACGAGATAGACGGTGATCAAAAATCTATGCGTAGTCAATTCTCAAGGACTACCAATGCCACGTCGTCAAAGCCACGACATAAGGATGTAAAAGAGAATGTGTCCATCTCTTCAGACTTGAGTCAGCCCAGTGATGACGGAAATCAGGATAGGAAGGAAACAATGTCCAAACATCCAAACATCGCTTCCCTCCCGAATTTGGCCATAGATGTTAATGCGCCCACCACTGATTCATTCAAGGGTTCGAAAAGAGATGAGCTGCCACAAATTGAGTGCAGTATGAGTATAGATGATTTAGTGAACTGCAAGGTCATCACTCCCATGATCATGAAGATACACAACAAGTATATGACCTCTATGCAGGATGCGATGCAGCTCATGAAGTATCTGGAGACGGTGCCGCGCCTTGTCGGTCAGATTTACAAGGATAACATTAAGTTGGAACAGAAGAAACTCTAA